In the Desulforhopalus sp. genome, one interval contains:
- a CDS encoding nuclear transport factor 2 family protein: MKPDFDTALQQHFSAITNRDIEAFKSHLTGGDILYTIVQNGHAFTTPSESIQLHEQWFKDPNWIWEGTVVHKVVGEDMAMVLVKYDYRAKAEDQPFSTWLTYVFQLQDGQWRIVHDHNTALDYAAFPRAVGIEST; this comes from the coding sequence ATGAAGCCTGACTTTGATACAGCACTGCAACAGCATTTTTCAGCGATCACCAACAGGGATATCGAGGCCTTCAAATCGCACCTCACCGGCGGCGACATCCTGTATACAATTGTCCAGAATGGCCATGCCTTCACCACGCCTTCCGAGTCAATTCAGCTGCATGAGCAATGGTTCAAGGATCCGAACTGGATTTGGGAAGGGACGGTTGTCCACAAAGTCGTCGGCGAGGATATGGCCATGGTCCTTGTCAAATATGACTATCGTGCCAAGGCCGAGGACCAGCCATTCAGTACCTGGCTCACCTACGTTTTTCAGCTGCAGGACGGGCAGTGGCGAATCGTCCATGACCACAATACCGCTCTCGATTACGCTGCTTTTCCCCGGGCGGTTGGCATTGAAAGCACGTGA
- a CDS encoding PaaI family thioesterase, with amino-acid sequence MKPNPEYIKELQAIVGEAPYPKHMAMTLTEIDAGLATIELELSTVHLQPFGLVHGGVIATMIDTATFWAVFMGIPEDAGLVNVDLKLNYLKSVTTGRLRAEGRSIREGKTICYSEARVYDGLGSLIAHGTSTLMVLPGKGLRVKNRKFLPA; translated from the coding sequence GTGAAGCCAAATCCCGAATATATAAAAGAATTGCAGGCGATTGTCGGAGAGGCGCCGTACCCGAAGCATATGGCCATGACATTGACCGAGATCGATGCCGGCCTGGCGACCATCGAGCTTGAACTGAGTACGGTTCATTTGCAGCCTTTTGGCCTCGTGCACGGCGGAGTCATCGCCACCATGATCGACACGGCGACGTTCTGGGCGGTGTTCATGGGTATTCCCGAGGATGCGGGACTAGTGAACGTCGATCTCAAGCTCAACTATCTCAAGTCTGTCACCACCGGCAGACTACGGGCGGAAGGTCGCAGTATCCGCGAGGGCAAAACCATCTGCTATTCCGAGGCGCGGGTCTACGACGGTCTCGGTTCCCTGATCGCCCATGGCACCTCGACCTTGATGGTCCTGCCCGGCAAGGGACTGCGGGTGAAGAACAGGAAATTTCTCCCTGCGTAA
- a CDS encoding helix-turn-helix domain-containing protein, whose product MMKQRAYSKYAKEAVLLLGQHIKLGRKKRKWSEQNLATRAGISRATLQKIEAGEMSPSIGLVFEVAALVGVPLFEQESRALATSIELMQSKIALLPKRIKNNTKAVDDDF is encoded by the coding sequence ATGATGAAACAAAGAGCATATTCAAAATACGCAAAAGAAGCCGTTCTTTTGCTCGGTCAGCACATCAAGCTCGGACGCAAAAAGCGCAAATGGTCTGAGCAAAACCTTGCAACTAGGGCCGGCATTTCCAGAGCGACCCTCCAGAAGATAGAGGCCGGTGAAATGTCTCCGTCCATCGGGCTGGTATTCGAAGTCGCCGCCCTGGTTGGCGTCCCCCTGTTCGAGCAGGAGAGCCGGGCTCTTGCAACCAGTATCGAACTGATGCAAAGTAAAATCGCTCTCCTCCCCAAACGGATCAAAAACAACACAAAAGCGGTGGATGATGATTTCTAA
- a CDS encoding type II toxin-antitoxin system HipA family toxin, protein MVAGKLEADNGTIHFNYGKSYLDRADDKNPAIAIYEPELPLRAGILPLLGDLEMPNCIRDAAPDAWGRHVIINKQFGLKGRDADTGNLDELTYLLESGSDRIGALDFQRSPTEFVPRTPHNATLEELLESADRVEQGVPLTAELDQALFHGSSIGGARPKALLEDRGAKYIAKFSSSSDLYSVVKAEYLAMRLAAIAGLTVAPVKLAKAAAKDVLLIERFDRIALDSGWARKSMVSALTLFGLGEMTARYASYEDLAEIIRHRFAQPVETLKELYGRLVFNILCGNTDDHARNHAAFWDGKELTLTPAYDICPQGRTGNEATQQAMLITGENRFSQLKTCLAAAHHFLLSRQAAVGVIDRIETAIRDNWQRVCEEAELSQVDKNYLWGRQFLNPFSIER, encoded by the coding sequence GTGGTCGCCGGTAAGCTTGAAGCGGATAACGGCACTATCCATTTCAACTATGGCAAAAGCTATCTTGATCGGGCAGACGACAAGAATCCGGCCATTGCGATTTATGAGCCGGAATTGCCTCTGAGGGCCGGAATTTTACCCCTGCTTGGCGACCTGGAGATGCCGAATTGCATTCGGGATGCCGCGCCTGATGCCTGGGGGCGGCACGTTATCATCAACAAACAATTCGGGCTGAAAGGTCGAGATGCGGATACCGGCAATCTTGATGAGCTCACCTATCTCTTGGAATCGGGGTCCGATCGGATAGGTGCGCTTGATTTTCAGCGATCACCTACCGAGTTCGTTCCAAGAACTCCACATAATGCCACCTTGGAAGAGTTGCTGGAGTCGGCCGATCGGGTTGAGCAAGGTGTTCCATTAACAGCCGAGCTTGATCAGGCGCTCTTCCATGGCAGTTCCATTGGCGGCGCCCGCCCCAAGGCCTTGCTGGAAGATCGGGGCGCCAAGTATATTGCTAAATTTTCGTCCAGCAGTGATCTCTACAGTGTTGTCAAAGCCGAATACCTTGCCATGAGATTGGCTGCAATTGCCGGGCTTACGGTCGCGCCCGTCAAGCTGGCTAAAGCGGCCGCTAAGGATGTTTTGTTGATTGAGCGATTCGACCGTATTGCGCTCGATTCCGGATGGGCACGAAAATCGATGGTTTCTGCCCTGACCCTGTTCGGCTTAGGTGAGATGACGGCACGTTATGCCAGTTATGAAGACCTTGCCGAAATCATTCGACATCGCTTTGCGCAACCGGTAGAAACCCTCAAGGAGCTTTATGGCCGGCTGGTTTTTAATATCCTGTGCGGCAATACCGATGATCACGCCCGCAATCACGCCGCTTTTTGGGATGGGAAAGAGCTGACCTTGACGCCGGCCTATGATATTTGCCCTCAAGGTCGTACCGGCAATGAAGCGACCCAGCAGGCCATGCTCATAACCGGCGAAAACAGGTTCAGTCAGCTCAAAACCTGCCTCGCTGCCGCGCATCATTTCCTGCTTTCCCGGCAGGCGGCCGTGGGGGTAATTGACCGGATCGAGACCGCCATTCGTGACAATTGGCAGAGGGTCTGCGAGGAAGCGGAGCTTAGCCAGGTTGATAAAAACTATCTGTGGGGACGTCAATTTCTCAACCCGTTTTCCATTGAGCGATGA
- a CDS encoding DUF554 domain-containing protein: MLGTIANALAIIAGSVLGLLFSRGIADNYKEIILSGVGLSVVLIGIKNALVSNDLMVVIFSLVIGALLGEGLKIETKLQSVGNFLESKIAAKSSDRRSFAKGFVTASLVFCVGSMAIIGSLESGLTGNHQTLFAKSVLDGVTSVIFASTMGLGVMFSSAAVFLYQGLITITAGFMKNFLVPETIAQMSSVGGLLIMAIGFNMLNITKIRVGNLLPAIFLPLVYFALRQWFP, from the coding sequence ATGTTGGGCACAATAGCAAATGCTCTGGCTATCATCGCCGGCAGCGTATTAGGACTTCTCTTCAGCCGGGGGATTGCCGATAATTATAAAGAAATAATTCTCAGCGGCGTAGGCCTCTCGGTGGTGCTTATCGGGATCAAAAACGCTCTGGTTTCCAATGATCTCATGGTGGTTATTTTTTCCTTGGTCATCGGCGCATTGCTCGGCGAAGGCCTGAAGATCGAGACAAAACTGCAGTCTGTCGGCAACTTCCTTGAAAGCAAAATTGCCGCTAAAAGTAGTGACAGGAGATCGTTTGCCAAAGGTTTCGTCACCGCCAGCTTGGTGTTTTGCGTCGGCTCCATGGCTATTATCGGTTCCCTGGAAAGCGGTTTAACCGGCAATCACCAGACTTTGTTCGCCAAATCGGTGCTTGATGGGGTGACCTCCGTCATCTTTGCCTCAACAATGGGTCTGGGGGTGATGTTTTCAAGTGCCGCCGTGTTTCTCTACCAGGGCCTGATAACAATAACCGCAGGATTTATGAAAAACTTCCTGGTGCCGGAAACAATAGCGCAGATGTCCTCTGTCGGCGGACTGCTCATCATGGCTATCGGTTTCAATATGTTAAATATAACAAAAATACGGGTCGGCAATTTGCTCCCCGCTATCTTCCTGCCCTTGGTTTACTTTGCCCTGCGACAATGGTTTCCCTGA
- a CDS encoding alpha/beta hydrolase, producing the protein MLHHITTDKLEVSFYDNNVEGAVPVFLLHGFPYDIHAFDEVTPLLVGHGCRVITPYLRGYGPTRFLSADTPRSGQQAVLAHDLIALMDALKIARAVVAGFDWGGRAACIATALWPERILGLVSVGGYNIQDIPGAILPSTPENEYRFWYQYYFHSERGRAGLTKNRRELCKLLWRLWSPTWKFTDAEFEQSALAFDNPDFVDVVIHSYRHRFGLVPGDPAVEETEQRLTQLPKISVPTITLDGEVDGVLPPGGTASHRPFFSGRHEHRVLRGIGHNPPQETPQEFAEAVLSVIHQVDGL; encoded by the coding sequence ATGCTCCACCACATTACGACGGACAAACTTGAGGTTTCTTTCTATGACAACAATGTCGAAGGCGCGGTCCCGGTATTCCTTCTGCATGGCTTTCCCTATGATATCCATGCCTTTGATGAAGTGACTCCACTTCTCGTTGGCCATGGTTGTCGGGTGATTACACCGTATCTTCGCGGCTACGGGCCTACCCGTTTCCTCTCTGCAGATACACCGCGGTCCGGTCAGCAAGCGGTGCTTGCCCACGATCTCATCGCCCTGATGGACGCACTGAAAATCGCCAGGGCGGTTGTGGCCGGTTTTGACTGGGGTGGCCGGGCGGCGTGCATCGCGACGGCCCTGTGGCCCGAGCGGATACTCGGCCTCGTTTCGGTGGGAGGCTATAACATCCAGGATATTCCGGGAGCGATCCTGCCCTCAACACCGGAAAATGAGTACCGATTCTGGTACCAGTACTATTTTCACTCCGAGAGAGGCCGAGCCGGGTTAACAAAAAATCGCCGCGAACTCTGCAAGCTCCTCTGGCGATTGTGGTCGCCGACCTGGAAATTCACCGATGCGGAGTTCGAGCAATCGGCCCTGGCCTTTGACAATCCGGATTTTGTCGATGTGGTGATTCACTCGTATCGGCATCGCTTCGGCCTGGTTCCTGGCGATCCTGCAGTCGAAGAAACCGAACAGCGCCTGACGCAGCTTCCAAAAATCTCCGTGCCAACTATAACGCTTGATGGCGAAGTCGATGGCGTTCTCCCTCCCGGTGGCACAGCAAGCCATCGCCCGTTTTTCTCGGGAAGGCATGAGCATCGGGTGCTGCGGGGAATCGGCCATAATCCCCCGCAGGAAACCCCTCAGGAATTTGCCGAAGCAGTGTTGTCTGTCATTCACCAAGTGGATGGCCTGTGA
- a CDS encoding helix-turn-helix transcriptional regulator: protein MKCDVYAKNCPSRMILDRISNKWSMLILNRLRVETVRFNQLRREIDGISQKVLSQTLKNLERDGLIRREAFLTVPVTVEYSITDLGKTLSDTVHIVTHWAEEHYDAVIEAQKTFDERNNTLAL from the coding sequence ATGAAATGTGACGTGTATGCAAAAAATTGCCCCAGCCGAATGATCCTCGACCGGATCTCGAATAAGTGGTCGATGCTGATCCTCAATCGCCTGCGGGTGGAAACGGTGCGGTTTAATCAACTGCGCCGGGAAATCGATGGCATCTCCCAGAAGGTCCTTTCCCAGACCTTGAAAAACCTCGAACGCGATGGCTTGATTCGGCGGGAGGCCTTTCTGACGGTTCCGGTGACCGTCGAGTATTCCATCACCGACCTGGGCAAGACGCTGTCCGATACCGTGCATATCGTGACGCATTGGGCCGAAGAACATTACGACGCGGTCATCGAGGCGCAGAAGACATTTGACGAGAGGAACAATACCCTCGCTCTCTAA
- a CDS encoding SDR family oxidoreductase, whose protein sequence is MSEKILVTGASGQLGHLVINALLKDLPAQQIVAGARTVGKAGDLAARGVQVREIDYERPETLDAALVGIDKLLLISSSEIGRRAPQHKAVIEAARKAGIKLLVYTSVLHADTSVLGLAGEHRQTEQYLAASGVPGVILRNGWYTENYAVSIPAAVAHGVFLGSAGDGRIASAARRDYAEAAARVLVSREEQAGKIYELAGDEAYTLAELAAEVTRQSGRTLAYQDLPEEEYRKALIDAGLPGPVAVLLADSDARAAGGALFDDSHTLSRLIGRPTTTLAEVIAAALAS, encoded by the coding sequence ATGTCAGAAAAAATTTTAGTGACTGGAGCAAGTGGCCAACTCGGCCATCTGGTGATCAATGCCCTGTTGAAAGACCTGCCGGCGCAGCAGATTGTCGCCGGTGCACGGACTGTCGGCAAAGCCGGCGACCTGGCGGCGCGTGGGGTGCAGGTGCGGGAGATCGATTACGAGCGCCCGGAGACTCTCGATGCTGCCCTTGTCGGAATCGATAAGCTCCTCCTCATTTCCTCCAGCGAAATAGGCAGGCGTGCCCCGCAACACAAGGCTGTCATAGAGGCGGCGCGGAAGGCCGGCATCAAACTCCTTGTCTATACCAGTGTCCTGCATGCCGATACCTCGGTCCTTGGGCTTGCCGGGGAGCACCGACAAACCGAGCAGTATCTGGCGGCCTCAGGGGTTCCCGGCGTCATTTTGCGCAACGGCTGGTACACGGAAAATTATGCGGTATCGATTCCGGCGGCAGTTGCCCATGGCGTGTTTCTCGGTAGCGCCGGGGATGGCCGGATTGCCTCGGCGGCGCGGCGGGATTACGCTGAGGCGGCGGCAAGGGTCCTTGTCTCTCGGGAGGAACAGGCCGGAAAGATTTATGAGCTGGCGGGAGATGAGGCCTACACCCTGGCTGAGCTGGCGGCTGAGGTGACTCGCCAGTCCGGCAGGACGCTTGCCTATCAGGACCTGCCTGAGGAGGAGTATCGTAAGGCCCTGATCGATGCCGGACTGCCCGGACCGGTTGCCGTGCTCCTCGCCGATTCCGATGCTCGTGCTGCTGGAGGGGCGCTTTTTGATGACAGCCATACCTTGAGCCGTCTGATCGGGCGGCCGACCACAACCCTTGCCGAGGTGATCGCGGCGGCGCTTGCTTCATAG
- a CDS encoding flavodoxin family protein, protein MQKNKKVLVLAGSPRKGGNSDLLCDQFLRGAGDAGHYAEKIYVTDKEINPCTGCGACFEKKGDCVQEDDMAGILDKMVAADVIVMATPVYFYSMNGQMKTLIDRTCPRYTEISNKEMYFIMTAAVEGKELLERTLEGFRGFTSCLSDAKEKGMIYGTGAWNVGDIKGSAAMIEAYEMGKNA, encoded by the coding sequence ATGCAAAAGAACAAAAAGGTATTGGTTTTGGCCGGGAGTCCCAGAAAAGGGGGAAACTCCGACCTGTTATGCGATCAGTTTCTGCGTGGGGCCGGGGATGCCGGTCATTATGCGGAAAAAATATATGTGACGGACAAGGAGATCAACCCCTGCACCGGCTGTGGAGCGTGTTTTGAAAAGAAAGGCGATTGCGTTCAGGAGGACGATATGGCTGGGATCCTGGATAAAATGGTCGCTGCCGACGTCATCGTCATGGCAACCCCCGTCTATTTTTACTCCATGAACGGGCAGATGAAGACCCTCATCGACCGGACCTGTCCCAGGTATACTGAAATCAGCAACAAGGAAATGTATTTTATCATGACTGCAGCGGTCGAGGGAAAGGAGCTGCTGGAAAGAACCCTGGAAGGCTTCAGAGGTTTTACTTCCTGTCTGAGCGACGCCAAGGAAAAAGGAATGATCTACGGCACGGGAGCCTGGAATGTAGGGGATATCAAAGGGAGCGCGGCGATGATTGAGGCATATGAAATGGGAAAGAACGCGTAG
- a CDS encoding metallophosphoesterase has product MRLAIPSLVLFIYIVGSLITFFPCRPLIKAVASIALLVISQKYLIYERLGGSFIAPDLPGPVLLALEILYAAMVILVFLLVLKDGLALLLWLSRWLGTSWHLPFTPAIRGIGLAVIALVLCLYGTWQSIRVPGVRTVEITLPKLPVSLDGFSIVQLSDIHIGPFLKGAWLREVVAKTNALSPDLVAVTGDMIDGSPEELTDDVAPFGDLRARYGVYGITGNHEYYFRVEEWLPVFAKLGITMLMNEHRILAAEGGGELVIAGVADQAAQHYGGAGPNVTTALAGAPDAVRVLLAHRPNGIAGRNNADLQLSGHTHGGHLFFLKWLISAFNGGLVGGLYEVVGTKLYVSPGTGLWAGFSCRLAVPAEITHIVLRAQAH; this is encoded by the coding sequence ATGCGACTTGCAATCCCCTCTCTGGTTCTCTTCATTTATATTGTTGGCAGTTTGATTACCTTCTTTCCTTGCCGCCCTCTGATAAAGGCGGTTGCCAGTATTGCGCTTCTGGTCATAAGCCAGAAATATCTCATTTATGAAAGGCTCGGTGGCTCCTTTATCGCCCCCGATTTACCGGGTCCTGTGCTGCTGGCCCTGGAAATACTCTATGCCGCCATGGTCATCCTGGTCTTTCTGTTGGTACTGAAGGACGGACTGGCGCTCCTGCTCTGGCTGAGCCGCTGGCTGGGGACTTCCTGGCATCTGCCTTTTACCCCTGCGATCCGGGGCATCGGTCTGGCGGTTATCGCCCTGGTCCTCTGCCTCTATGGGACCTGGCAGTCCATCCGCGTTCCGGGTGTCCGCACGGTGGAAATCACTCTGCCGAAATTACCGGTAAGCCTCGATGGATTCTCCATTGTCCAGCTTTCCGATATCCACATCGGACCCTTTCTAAAAGGTGCCTGGCTCCGGGAGGTGGTGGCGAAGACCAACGCCCTGTCGCCAGACCTGGTGGCCGTTACCGGCGATATGATAGATGGTTCTCCGGAGGAGTTGACGGACGACGTGGCGCCCTTTGGGGATCTGCGGGCCAGGTATGGCGTATACGGGATTACCGGTAATCACGAATATTACTTCCGGGTCGAGGAGTGGCTGCCGGTTTTTGCGAAGCTGGGTATCACCATGTTGATGAATGAACACCGGATCCTGGCTGCCGAAGGTGGCGGGGAGCTGGTCATCGCCGGTGTGGCCGACCAGGCCGCACAGCACTATGGCGGGGCAGGCCCGAATGTCACCACAGCTCTTGCCGGTGCGCCGGATGCGGTCAGGGTGCTGCTGGCCCATCGACCCAATGGCATAGCGGGAAGAAACAATGCCGATCTTCAGCTCTCCGGCCACACCCATGGCGGGCACCTGTTTTTTCTCAAATGGCTGATCTCGGCCTTCAACGGCGGGCTGGTGGGTGGCCTGTACGAGGTCGTCGGCACGAAACTCTATGTCAGTCCGGGCACCGGGCTCTGGGCCGGCTTCTCCTGCCGTCTGGCCGTGCCGGCGGAAATTACCCACATTGTTTTACGAGCGCAGGCACACTAA
- a CDS encoding iron-containing alcohol dehydrogenase yields MKFEFYNPTRLIFGAGSLSRLGEVVRQKGKRALVVTGGGSVKRNGTFGRAVASLEAAGVTVVECSGIEPNPRISSVIRGAQIARDEKCEVIVALGGGSTMDASKVIAAAVHYDGDPWDMILHGQEKVYVPTKAMPVITVPTLAATGSEMNCGAVISNAETTTKSFIMNECLYPFAAVVDPELTMSVPKDQTAYGVCDLITHVTEGYFNGVDGTPIQDRFAEGVIQTAMEWGPKAVADGSNLEARAQVQWASVVALNGWVQVGTDGAFPVHFIEHTLSAHHDVTHGAGLAVVNPAWMRFAAKARPEKFAQFAQRIFGLPAGKSDLSCALEGIDLFERFLRSIGCPTRLSELNIGEDMLTRYAQDTLKIVSDGKGNLPGRPLMSEADIALVLRSAL; encoded by the coding sequence ATGAAATTCGAATTCTATAATCCCACCCGCCTCATCTTCGGTGCAGGAAGTCTCTCCCGTCTAGGCGAGGTCGTACGACAAAAGGGCAAGCGTGCCCTGGTAGTCACCGGCGGCGGCAGTGTCAAACGCAACGGCACCTTCGGCCGGGCGGTTGCAAGCCTTGAGGCGGCTGGCGTCACCGTGGTGGAATGCAGCGGCATCGAGCCCAACCCGCGCATCAGTTCGGTGATTCGCGGCGCGCAGATCGCCCGTGACGAGAAGTGCGAGGTCATTGTCGCCCTTGGCGGCGGCAGCACCATGGATGCCTCGAAGGTCATTGCCGCGGCCGTTCATTATGACGGCGATCCCTGGGACATGATTCTGCACGGTCAGGAGAAAGTGTACGTTCCGACGAAGGCCATGCCGGTGATCACCGTGCCGACGCTCGCCGCCACCGGTTCGGAGATGAATTGCGGGGCGGTTATCAGTAATGCCGAGACAACTACCAAGTCGTTTATCATGAACGAATGCCTGTATCCCTTCGCGGCGGTCGTCGATCCCGAACTGACCATGAGCGTGCCCAAGGACCAGACCGCCTACGGGGTCTGTGACCTGATCACCCACGTCACCGAGGGCTATTTCAACGGGGTCGACGGCACGCCGATCCAGGACCGTTTTGCCGAAGGGGTCATCCAGACCGCCATGGAATGGGGCCCGAAGGCGGTGGCCGATGGCAGCAATCTTGAAGCGCGCGCCCAGGTGCAATGGGCCTCGGTGGTTGCCCTGAACGGCTGGGTACAGGTCGGCACCGATGGCGCATTTCCGGTGCACTTTATCGAGCACACCCTGTCCGCCCACCATGATGTCACCCATGGTGCCGGTCTGGCCGTCGTCAATCCGGCCTGGATGCGTTTTGCCGCAAAAGCCCGCCCGGAAAAATTCGCGCAATTCGCCCAGCGCATCTTCGGGTTGCCGGCCGGAAAGAGCGACCTGAGCTGCGCCCTGGAAGGGATCGACCTCTTTGAAAGATTCCTCCGTTCCATTGGCTGCCCGACACGCTTGTCAGAGCTGAATATCGGCGAAGACATGCTTACACGCTATGCCCAGGATACCCTGAAGATTGTAAGCGACGGCAAAGGCAATCTGCCGGGGCGGCCATTGATGAGTGAGGCCGACATCGCCCTGGTGCTGCGCTCGGCCCTGTAA
- a CDS encoding DUF362 domain-containing protein: protein MSDSITRRTFIKGSTAFGVSSILGGGIDGWIHRPALAAATADIVVVQGADYFQSAMRAVELLGGMGRFVAKGARVGLLINSPWDNPGSYVRPDIVLAVLRMCREAGAKEIGVFKELSSSYWKRSPLAAKFADDIKSITTIGGDHMEVAIPRGKTLKKADVAKALLECDVFINIPIAKDHSGLGFTGTLKNMMGLTSFATNMYFHHGSGKLGWYDDVDFLAQCIADINLLRRPDLCIFDGTEILATNGPRGPGKLVKPQKVFAGVDRVALDVYGANLLGIKGDEVRTAQLAHEHGLGEIDLTRLRIEEVMA, encoded by the coding sequence ATGTCTGACTCCATTACCCGCCGGACGTTTATCAAAGGCAGCACCGCTTTCGGGGTCAGTTCGATCCTTGGCGGCGGTATTGACGGCTGGATCCACCGGCCGGCACTCGCCGCCGCCACCGCCGATATCGTGGTGGTGCAGGGGGCCGATTATTTCCAGAGCGCTATGCGGGCCGTGGAGCTCCTCGGCGGCATGGGCAGATTCGTCGCCAAAGGTGCGAGGGTGGGATTGTTGATCAATTCGCCCTGGGACAATCCGGGCAGTTACGTGCGGCCGGATATTGTTCTGGCGGTGCTCCGCATGTGCCGGGAAGCCGGAGCGAAGGAAATCGGCGTTTTCAAGGAGCTCAGCAGCAGTTACTGGAAACGCAGTCCCCTGGCCGCGAAGTTCGCTGACGATATCAAGAGTATCACCACTATTGGTGGTGACCATATGGAGGTGGCCATCCCGCGCGGCAAGACGCTGAAAAAGGCCGATGTCGCCAAGGCCCTTCTCGAATGCGATGTGTTCATCAATATCCCTATCGCCAAAGACCACAGTGGGCTCGGCTTTACCGGCACCTTGAAGAACATGATGGGCCTGACCTCGTTTGCCACCAACATGTACTTCCATCACGGTTCGGGCAAGCTCGGCTGGTATGACGATGTCGATTTCCTGGCTCAGTGCATTGCCGATATCAATCTGTTGCGCAGGCCCGATCTCTGCATCTTCGACGGCACCGAGATCCTTGCGACCAACGGCCCGCGGGGGCCGGGAAAGCTCGTCAAACCGCAGAAGGTCTTCGCCGGTGTCGACCGGGTGGCCCTTGATGTCTATGGTGCCAACCTCCTCGGTATCAAAGGCGATGAGGTGCGCACCGCCCAGTTGGCGCATGAGCATGGGCTGGGGGAGATTGATCTGACGAGATTGCGCATTGAAGAGGTGATGGCATGA
- a CDS encoding DUF362 domain-containing protein codes for MDRRDFMKKAIGTGIVAGSTVALGDYAGLFAATDAPPVYDLVAVKGGEPEAMFDKAIASLGGIGEFVPKGSKVLVKPNIGWDVTPDRAGNTHPKLVGRIVEQCLAAGAKQVSVFDHTCDPWAQCYRNSGIERAVKDAGGRIVSGDSEGYYQKVAVPNGKRLREAKVHELLLEADVFINVPILKHHSSSLVTIGMKNLMGVVWDRGFWHRNDLHQCIADFASYRKPTLTVVDAYNVMKQNGPRGVSAGDVVAMKSLIVSRDMVAADAAAAKLFGAEPMDIPHIQLASEMNLGRIDLGRLSINRIKL; via the coding sequence ATGGACCGTCGTGATTTTATGAAAAAAGCCATCGGCACCGGCATCGTTGCCGGATCGACCGTGGCCTTAGGTGACTACGCCGGGCTCTTTGCCGCAACGGACGCCCCACCGGTCTACGATCTTGTTGCCGTCAAGGGCGGCGAACCGGAGGCCATGTTTGATAAGGCCATTGCCTCCCTTGGCGGCATCGGGGAGTTCGTACCCAAGGGCAGCAAGGTCCTCGTTAAACCGAATATCGGCTGGGACGTCACCCCCGACCGCGCCGGCAACACCCATCCAAAACTGGTCGGCCGCATCGTCGAACAATGCCTTGCCGCCGGGGCCAAGCAGGTCTCGGTTTTTGATCATACCTGCGACCCCTGGGCGCAGTGCTACCGCAACAGCGGCATCGAGCGGGCGGTAAAGGATGCCGGCGGGAGGATCGTTTCCGGCGACAGCGAGGGTTACTACCAGAAGGTCGCCGTGCCGAACGGCAAGCGGCTCAGGGAGGCGAAGGTGCACGAGCTGCTCCTCGAAGCCGATGTCTTTATCAACGTGCCGATACTCAAGCATCACAGCTCGTCGCTGGTCACTATCGGCATGAAAAACCTCATGGGCGTGGTCTGGGATCGCGGCTTCTGGCACCGCAACGACCTGCACCAGTGCATCGCTGACTTTGCCTCGTACCGCAAGCCGACCCTGACCGTGGTCGATGCCTATAATGTCATGAAGCAGAACGGCCCGCGCGGGGTGTCGGCAGGCGATGTCGTGGCGATGAAATCGTTGATCGTATCCAGGGACATGGTGGCCGCTGACGCCGCCGCGGCCAAGCTCTTCGGCGCCGAACCGATGGACATCCCCCACATCCAGCTGGCATCTGAGATGAATCTCGGGCGGATCGACCTCGGTAGACTGTCGATCAACCGCATCAAGCTGTAA